DNA sequence from the Anaeromicrobium sediminis genome:
AAAAATTATTTTAGGAATAGAGAAAATGGTTGTCACAGTTTTAATAGTAAAGGGGGATCAACTTATGAGTGAAAAGGTAAAAAAAGAAATGAATTCTAATTTAGAGGGGAAATTAGATAAACACATATTTTTTGGTGCATTAGCAATTTTATTATTAATTGCAATTCCAATAATAGTAAATCCAGATAAAAGTGCTGAGATTGTAAATTCTATTCATGCTTACATAACTTACAATTATGGTTTTTATTTTCTGTGGTTTGGATTAGCCAGTATTACTTTTGTTCTGTATATTTCTTTTAGTAGATACGGAGATATTATTCTTGGGGATAAAGACTCAAAACCTGAATTTAGAACTTTTTCGTGGGTTGCCATGCTTTTTTGTGCTGGTGTTGGTGGCGGAGTAGTTTATTGGGGAATTATTGAGTGGGCTAGTTATTATGCTGCGCCACCTTTAGGTGCTGAATTTGGAACTTGGCAAGCAGCAGAAATTGCAGCATCTTATGGACCTTTTCATTGGGGACCTTCTGCGTGGGCAATTTATGCAGTTACAAGTTGTGCTGTTGGATACATTCTTTATGTGCGAAAAGGAAATGTTCTTAAATTAAGTGAAGCTTGTAGAGGTGCAATTGGTAATAAAGCTGATGGAATTTTAGGAAAAGTTATAGATATAGCTTTTATTTTTGGATTAATTGGTGGTGTTGCAACTTCTTTGGGACTTGGAACCCCTTTAGTAACAGCTTGTCTTCATAGTGTTTTTGGAATTGAAGAAACTTTATTTGTTAAAATTGCAGTTTTATTTTGTGTAACGGCGATTTTTGGAGTAAGCGCTTACTTAGGTTTGAAAAAAGGGATAAAAGTTCTTAGTGATATCAATGTAATTTTAACTTTTGTTCTTTTATTATTTGTTTTATTCGTTGGAGATACGTTTTTCCTTATAAATATGGGCACAACTGTTATAGGATATGTTGCACAAAATTTCATGAGAATGAGTACTTGGCTTGACCCTGTAGGAAATAGTGGATTTCCTCAAGGCTGGACAGTCTTTTATTGGGCTTGGTGGATGTCTTTTGCCCCTTTCCAAGGCATGTTTTTTGCTAGAATTTCTAGAGGAAGAACTATTAGACAAATGCTTCTAGGAACTATATTGTGGGGAAGTTTAGGTTGCTTTATGTTTTTTACAATCTTAGGGAATTATGGATTATCTTTACAGGTAACCGGAAAATTAGATGTAATGGCATCTTTGGCAAATGAAGGTACTCCTACAACTATTGTGGCAATAATGGAAAGTCTCCCTGTTGGAAAATTAATTGTATTTATTGTAGGTTTACTTACAACTATATTTTTAGCAACAACATATGACTCTACTTCATACATTTTAGCCTCTTGTTCCCAACTGAAATTAGATAAAGATGGGGAGCCTTTAAGATGGTTAAGACTTTTTTGGGCATTTTCACTGGGACTAATACCTTTAGGGTTTATAATGATTGGTTCACCATTACAACCTCTTCAAACTTTATCAATAGCATTAGGATTACCTGTAAGTTTTGTAATTATATTAGCGGCAATATCATTTATAAAAATGGTAAAAGCTGACCAAGAAAAAGGAATTATAAACTTAAGAGAAAAAAATAGATTTTAAAAAATGAAAACTTAGAATCAAAATAGTTTCTTGAAAAGTTGAGAAGGAGGAATTTGATATGAATAAAAGTTTACAGGAAAAAGCTCCTTTTGAAGGACTTAGAGTTCTTGATTTTGGACAATATGTGGCGGGACCTACAGCGGCAATGATGTTGGGAGATCAAGGAGCAGAGGTTATACGAATTGATTATAAAACAGGCAACAAATGGGATAATCCAATAATTGATGCATTAAATAGAAGGAAAAAAAGTATTGCACTTAATTTAAAAGATGAAAGTGATTTGGAAATAGCAAAAAAATTAATAATGACGGCGGATGTATTAATAGAAAATTTTGGATTAGGAGTTATGGAAAGACTAGGCCTTTCTTA
Encoded proteins:
- a CDS encoding BCCT family transporter yields the protein MSEKVKKEMNSNLEGKLDKHIFFGALAILLLIAIPIIVNPDKSAEIVNSIHAYITYNYGFYFLWFGLASITFVLYISFSRYGDIILGDKDSKPEFRTFSWVAMLFCAGVGGGVVYWGIIEWASYYAAPPLGAEFGTWQAAEIAASYGPFHWGPSAWAIYAVTSCAVGYILYVRKGNVLKLSEACRGAIGNKADGILGKVIDIAFIFGLIGGVATSLGLGTPLVTACLHSVFGIEETLFVKIAVLFCVTAIFGVSAYLGLKKGIKVLSDINVILTFVLLLFVLFVGDTFFLINMGTTVIGYVAQNFMRMSTWLDPVGNSGFPQGWTVFYWAWWMSFAPFQGMFFARISRGRTIRQMLLGTILWGSLGCFMFFTILGNYGLSLQVTGKLDVMASLANEGTPTTIVAIMESLPVGKLIVFIVGLLTTIFLATTYDSTSYILASCSQLKLDKDGEPLRWLRLFWAFSLGLIPLGFIMIGSPLQPLQTLSIALGLPVSFVIILAAISFIKMVKADQEKGIINLREKNRF